Proteins encoded within one genomic window of Microcebus murinus isolate Inina chromosome 8, M.murinus_Inina_mat1.0, whole genome shotgun sequence:
- the LOC105880670 gene encoding PRA1 family protein 3, with protein sequence MDLNIVPLRAWDDFFPAPDGFAWPDFRDTSRWNHRVASNLLYYQTNYLAGAAMLISLVGFLSPLDMLLGGTAVALACTGLLWAARNEHVLRQMQRRHPTELVVVLMLASCFLISVFGAVLVFVFGITFPLMLMFIHASLRLRNLRNKLENKMQGLRLKRTPMGIVLDALQQQKENISKLTDYISKEKE encoded by the coding sequence ATGGACCTGAACATCGTCCCACTCCGTGCCTGGGACGACTTCTTCCCGGCCCCCGACGGCTTTGCCTGGCCAGACTTCAGGGACACGTCCAGATGGAACCACCGCGTGGCGAGCAACCTGCTGTATTACCAGACCAACTACCTGGCGGGGGCTGCCATGCTGATTTCCCTCGTGGGCTTTCTGAGCCCCTTGGACATGCTCCTCGGAGGCACCGCGGTGGCGCTGGCGTGCACAGGGCTCCTGTGGGCCGCCCGCAATGAACACGTCCTCCGCCAGATGCAGAGGCGACACCCCACGGAGTTGGTCGTGGTGCTCATGTTGGCCAGCTGTTTCCTTATATCCGTGTTTGGGGCGGTCCTGGTCTTTGTTTTTGGCATCACTTTCCCTTTAATGTTGATGTTTATCCACGCATCGTTGAGGCTCCGAAACCTCAGGAACAAGCTGGAGAACAAAATGCAAGGACTAAGATTGAAGAGGACACCAATGGGCATTGTCCTGGATGCCCTACAACagcagaaagaaaacatcagCAAACTCACTGACTATATCAGCAAAGAGAAGGAATAA